A window of Thermosynechococcus sp. NK55a contains these coding sequences:
- the ureG gene encoding urease accessory protein UreG, producing METVLRVGVAGPVGSGKTALVDALCKALRDRYRLGVVTNDIYTQEDAQFLVRSQALPPERILGVETGGCPHTAIREDVSLNLAAIQQLETALQPLDLIFVESGGDNLAATFSPELVDLTIYVIDVAAGDKIPRKGGPGITKSDLLVINKIDLAPYVGADLEVMKRDTLKMRGDRPYVMTNLKTGLGLDQVIAFLTFHLAA from the coding sequence ATGGAGACAGTATTGCGAGTCGGTGTGGCAGGGCCCGTGGGTTCAGGTAAAACCGCTCTTGTGGATGCTCTTTGTAAAGCCTTGCGCGATCGCTATCGCCTCGGGGTCGTGACTAATGATATTTACACCCAAGAGGACGCTCAGTTTTTGGTGCGTTCCCAAGCCCTTCCCCCAGAGCGAATTCTTGGCGTTGAAACGGGGGGATGTCCCCACACCGCCATTCGGGAAGATGTTTCCCTCAACCTAGCGGCCATTCAGCAATTGGAAACAGCTCTTCAGCCTTTGGATCTGATTTTTGTTGAGAGTGGCGGCGATAATTTGGCTGCGACATTTAGCCCGGAACTGGTGGATTTAACGATTTACGTGATTGACGTGGCTGCTGGCGATAAAATTCCTCGCAAGGGCGGGCCTGGCATTACCAAGTCGGATTTATTGGTGATTAATAAAATTGATCTTGCCCCCTATGTGGGTGCTGATTTAGAGGTGATGAAACGGGACACCCTAAAAATGCGGGGCGATCGCCCCTATGTGATGACAAACTTGAAAACTGGCCTTGGGCTAGATCAGGTGATTGCTTTTCTCACATTCCACCTGGCAGCATAA
- a CDS encoding DNA repair exonuclease: MVRFLHVADVHLGYNKYRQDNPSRMLDFFRAFDSALETYAIEARVDFVLIAGDLFEERMITPGILNQAEYVLDKVRSAGIPVLAIEGNHDNCPYGVKSNWLRYLCEKDYLYLLEPDETGALQPWDTETVRGGYIDLPCGVRVIGSQWYGASAPRAIQQLASQIQALPPAAGATILLFHHGLEGQVSRYQGALRYNELLPLRQAGVDYLALGHIHRHYAVEDWIFNPGSVEANSIQENQQQNPRGVLLVSLDQGPPQAELKRDYWQRPIHRYTLTLTPSDTVSQVESRLQQLVQRHQSDMAEAIVEVSLKGEVGFERGELSVRSLQGQLQEAAKAFIFRLGFAATPVAYETYRDATAEPPPRAQIEEQVFTDLLASVAEYRDRAQPLAKALMRMKEDLLQPNANIPDLYEWLASLSLGS, from the coding sequence ATGGTGCGGTTTCTGCATGTTGCCGATGTCCACCTGGGCTACAACAAATATCGCCAAGACAACCCCAGCCGCATGCTGGACTTTTTCCGTGCCTTTGACAGTGCCTTGGAAACCTACGCCATCGAGGCACGGGTCGACTTTGTTCTGATTGCCGGTGATCTCTTTGAGGAGCGGATGATTACCCCCGGCATTCTCAATCAGGCGGAATACGTCCTTGATAAGGTGCGATCGGCGGGAATTCCAGTGCTCGCCATTGAGGGCAACCACGACAACTGCCCCTACGGTGTCAAGTCCAATTGGCTACGCTACCTCTGCGAAAAGGACTACCTCTATCTTTTGGAACCCGACGAGACAGGTGCTCTCCAGCCCTGGGATACAGAAACAGTGCGGGGTGGGTATATTGATCTTCCCTGTGGTGTGCGCGTAATTGGTTCCCAGTGGTATGGTGCCAGTGCCCCCCGGGCCATTCAACAGCTTGCTAGCCAAATTCAGGCACTGCCCCCCGCTGCTGGTGCGACGATTCTGCTCTTTCACCACGGTCTTGAGGGGCAAGTCTCCCGCTACCAAGGGGCATTGCGCTACAACGAACTCCTACCCCTGCGCCAAGCGGGTGTGGATTACCTGGCCTTAGGGCATATCCATCGCCACTATGCCGTTGAGGACTGGATCTTTAATCCCGGCTCCGTTGAGGCCAATTCGATTCAGGAAAATCAGCAGCAAAATCCACGGGGAGTACTGTTGGTCAGCCTTGATCAGGGACCACCCCAGGCGGAACTCAAGCGCGACTATTGGCAGCGTCCCATCCATCGCTACACCCTTACTCTCACCCCCAGTGACACCGTGAGCCAGGTGGAGAGCCGACTCCAGCAATTGGTGCAGCGGCATCAGTCAGACATGGCAGAGGCGATTGTTGAAGTCAGCCTCAAAGGAGAAGTGGGCTTTGAGCGCGGTGAGTTGTCTGTGCGATCGCTCCAAGGGCAACTACAAGAGGCAGCTAAGGCTTTTATTTTTCGACTGGGGTTTGCCGCAACCCCTGTGGCCTATGAAACCTACCGTGATGCAACGGCTGAGCCACCCCCTCGCGCCCAGATCGAAGAACAGGTGTTTACAGATTTGCTGGCCAGTGTCGCAGAGTATCGCGATCGCGCCCAACCTTTGGCCAAGGCACTCATGCGCATGAAGGAGGATCTCCTTCAACCCAATGCCAATATTCCTGACCTCTACGAGTGGCTGGCAAGTCTCTCCCTAGGGAGCTAG
- a CDS encoding DUF928 domain-containing protein: protein MAIQGGSRPIAVLLSLAVGMIGAIAHASWASYRPPANIGRPGNREGAATRIARPMLLRESTGSTERCLTEPKQTVVALVPKDNNGLSSTSTPALYSFIPANRGAALTLTLRDPQGTEVYRQERPAPTAAGIIGWPVENVSLKNGVDDQWQLTLTCTNGTTALKTVSWLRPVPLSLSQQQRIVQAKDVADAFAVAGYWYDAPSINLLNNA, encoded by the coding sequence ATGGCGATTCAAGGGGGGAGCCGCCCCATTGCTGTGCTCCTCAGTTTGGCAGTGGGCATGATTGGAGCGATCGCCCATGCCTCTTGGGCAAGTTATCGTCCACCTGCAAACATTGGCCGCCCCGGTAATCGTGAGGGAGCCGCAACGCGAATTGCCCGTCCCATGCTGCTGCGGGAGAGTACCGGTAGTACCGAAAGGTGTCTGACTGAGCCAAAGCAAACCGTGGTTGCCCTCGTGCCCAAGGATAACAATGGCCTCAGCAGCACATCCACCCCCGCCCTCTATAGCTTCATTCCCGCCAATAGGGGAGCCGCCCTAACCCTGACCCTGCGGGATCCCCAAGGTACAGAAGTCTATCGCCAAGAGCGTCCTGCCCCCACAGCAGCGGGCATTATTGGCTGGCCCGTGGAGAATGTCTCCCTCAAAAACGGTGTGGATGACCAGTGGCAACTGACTCTCACTTGCACCAATGGCACCACGGCCCTCAAAACTGTCAGCTGGTTGCGACCGGTGCCCTTATCCCTCAGCCAACAGCAGCGAATTGTCCAAGCTAAAGATGTAGCGGATGCCTTTGCCGTGGCAGGCTACTGGTACGATGCCCCCTCAATCAACTTGCTCAACAACGCCTAG
- the gmk gene encoding guanylate kinase: MTSATPQPGQLIVITGPSGVGKGTLLRQLRQRHPELAFSVSATTRPPRPTEVEGVDYYFVSVEEFKAMIAAGQLLEWAEFAGHYYGTPRHPLVQLIAQGKTVILEIELQGARQVRQSYPQARHIFILPPSLAELEHRLRSRGQDSEEAIARRLAQAETEIAAAPEFDVQIVNDDLEKSLIALETAIFSPAP; encoded by the coding sequence ATGACCAGTGCAACGCCCCAGCCCGGGCAACTCATTGTGATTACTGGCCCCAGTGGTGTCGGCAAAGGAACGCTCCTACGGCAACTGCGGCAACGCCATCCCGAACTGGCATTTTCGGTTTCGGCCACGACCCGGCCGCCGCGTCCCACAGAGGTTGAAGGGGTGGATTACTATTTTGTCTCTGTAGAAGAATTTAAGGCCATGATTGCCGCTGGGCAACTCTTGGAATGGGCGGAGTTTGCAGGTCATTACTACGGCACACCGCGCCACCCCCTGGTTCAACTCATTGCCCAAGGGAAAACCGTGATCCTCGAAATTGAACTGCAAGGGGCACGTCAAGTGCGCCAATCCTATCCCCAAGCGCGTCACATCTTTATTTTGCCGCCATCTTTAGCAGAACTGGAACACCGCCTGCGCAGCCGTGGCCAAGACAGTGAGGAGGCGATCGCCCGCCGTTTAGCTCAAGCGGAAACTGAAATTGCTGCTGCCCCAGAATTTGATGTGCAAATTGTCAATGATGATCTAGAAAAAAGCCTGATTGCCCTTGAAACGGCCATTTTTAGCCCAGCGCCCTAA
- a CDS encoding DUF928 domain-containing protein, producing MVRCPLNQLAQQRLAQPENAQLQQKWQALLPSAPVQLTNVANQPLLPWPSQP from the coding sequence CTGGTACGATGCCCCCTCAATCAACTTGCTCAACAACGCCTAGCGCAGCCGGAGAATGCCCAACTCCAGCAAAAATGGCAAGCCCTCTTACCGTCTGCCCCTGTTCAGTTGACCAATGTGGCGAATCAACCCCTCCTTCCCTGGCCATCCCAGCCCTAG
- a CDS encoding ABC transporter ATP-binding protein, translating into MSLLQVTDVYAGYIPDVDILRGVNFRLEAGELVAVIGPNGAGKSTLAKTIAGLLTPRLGTITLAGEDITYLRPHEIVKKGIGYVPQIANVFRSLTIEENLEMGAFTKTGNLKALKERVYDTFPRLAERRQQRAGTLSGGERQMLAMGRAMMLDPQIMVLDEPSAALSPALVNDVFAKIKEINAQGTAIILVEQNARKALAMSDRGYVLEMGKERYEGLGSELLNDPKVGELYLGIVRAQP; encoded by the coding sequence ATGAGCTTGCTCCAAGTCACTGATGTCTATGCCGGCTATATTCCCGATGTGGATATTTTACGGGGGGTTAATTTTCGCCTCGAAGCCGGGGAGCTCGTGGCTGTCATTGGCCCCAATGGCGCGGGAAAATCCACATTAGCAAAAACCATCGCTGGTTTGCTGACGCCCCGCCTTGGCACAATTACCCTTGCCGGAGAAGATATCACCTACCTGCGGCCTCACGAAATTGTCAAAAAAGGTATTGGCTACGTGCCGCAAATTGCCAATGTGTTCCGCTCACTCACCATTGAAGAAAATCTGGAGATGGGGGCCTTTACCAAAACCGGCAACCTCAAGGCCCTCAAAGAACGGGTCTATGACACCTTTCCCCGCCTGGCGGAGCGGCGACAGCAACGGGCCGGTACCCTTTCCGGGGGCGAACGGCAAATGTTGGCCATGGGACGCGCCATGATGCTGGATCCCCAAATTATGGTCTTGGATGAGCCCTCTGCTGCTCTTTCCCCAGCGCTGGTCAATGATGTCTTTGCCAAAATCAAAGAAATTAATGCCCAGGGCACCGCTATTATTCTCGTGGAGCAAAACGCCCGGAAAGCCCTTGCCATGAGCGATCGCGGGTACGTCTTAGAAATGGGTAAAGAGCGCTATGAAGGACTGGGCAGCGAATTACTCAATGACCCCAAAGTGGGAGAACTTTACCTCGGAATTGTGCGGGCACAGCCTTAG
- a CDS encoding zinc-dependent alcohol dehydrogenase family protein, which yields MKAIAITEFGEPDVLVLREVPEPQIEAADEVKIQLWAASVNPIDTKLRQRGTFFPDRRPAILGCDGAGVVVAVGAAVQRFRIGDEVYFCYGGLGDRGGCYAEYAVVPEAAVAHKPKTLSFIQAAALPLAVITAWEALGDRGAVPALNVLSTAKTVLIHAGAGGVGHLAIQLAQRAGAQVATTISSPAKAQFTEALGATLAINYTTTDWVQAVLDWTDGKGVDLALDTVGGATFAETFKAVRPYGTLATLLEPAADTPWKIARQRNLLIQLTLMLTPQLMGLREALAHQGKILEQVASLVDRGELRVVVDKTFPLGAAADAHRYLSQRLVQGKVVLIP from the coding sequence ATGAAAGCCATTGCCATCACTGAGTTTGGCGAGCCCGATGTTTTAGTGCTACGGGAGGTGCCCGAGCCGCAGATTGAAGCTGCCGATGAGGTGAAAATTCAACTGTGGGCAGCCAGTGTCAACCCCATTGATACTAAGCTACGACAGCGGGGCACGTTTTTTCCCGATCGCCGGCCAGCGATTCTCGGCTGTGATGGTGCCGGTGTAGTGGTGGCTGTGGGTGCGGCAGTACAGCGCTTTCGCATAGGGGATGAAGTCTATTTCTGCTATGGCGGCTTGGGCGATCGCGGCGGCTGTTACGCCGAGTATGCAGTTGTGCCGGAAGCTGCTGTTGCCCACAAGCCCAAAACCCTCTCCTTTATTCAGGCAGCCGCTTTGCCCTTGGCCGTCATTACCGCTTGGGAAGCTTTGGGCGATCGCGGGGCAGTCCCAGCGTTGAATGTCCTCTCTACCGCAAAAACCGTTCTCATTCACGCCGGCGCGGGCGGGGTGGGGCATCTGGCCATTCAATTAGCGCAGCGCGCAGGTGCGCAAGTGGCCACCACCATCAGTTCGCCAGCAAAAGCTCAATTTACAGAAGCTTTGGGGGCAACCCTCGCCATTAACTACACAACAACCGACTGGGTGCAAGCGGTTTTAGATTGGACCGACGGCAAGGGGGTTGATCTTGCCCTTGATACCGTTGGGGGTGCCACCTTTGCCGAGACCTTCAAGGCGGTGCGTCCCTACGGCACCCTCGCCACCCTCTTGGAACCCGCAGCCGATACCCCATGGAAAATTGCCCGCCAACGCAACCTCTTGATTCAGCTCACGCTGATGCTCACCCCTCAACTCATGGGCCTGCGGGAGGCCCTTGCCCATCAAGGCAAAATCCTAGAGCAGGTGGCCAGCCTTGTGGATCGCGGCGAGCTCCGGGTTGTTGTGGATAAAACCTTCCCCCTCGGTGCTGCCGCCGATGCCCACCGCTATCTCAGCCAACGCTTGGTGCAGGGGAAGGTGGTACTCATCCCCTAA
- a CDS encoding biopolymer transporter ExbD: MTVKIHLPTESDNVRIEMLPLIDVVFCILTFFILAAVSLTRQQAITLNLPQASTSQAQSQKMLVVSIDPAGQLFVDKDPVDRSELYQRLATYLKTNPQGMVILRASQVVSYNEVIQVLDLLRSLGGNRVALATQPVEQPVLSTETRPTPLPSPPANDQPIPANP, from the coding sequence ATGACCGTGAAGATTCATTTGCCCACTGAAAGTGACAATGTCCGCATTGAAATGCTGCCCCTGATTGATGTGGTCTTTTGTATTCTCACGTTCTTTATTTTGGCGGCGGTGAGTCTGACGCGGCAGCAGGCGATTACGTTGAATCTGCCCCAAGCCAGCACCAGTCAAGCCCAGTCGCAAAAGATGCTGGTGGTGAGCATTGATCCGGCAGGGCAACTCTTTGTGGATAAAGACCCAGTCGACCGCAGTGAACTCTATCAACGCTTGGCCACATACTTGAAAACCAATCCCCAGGGCATGGTAATTTTGCGGGCGTCGCAGGTGGTCAGCTATAACGAAGTCATCCAAGTCTTGGATCTTCTGCGATCCCTAGGGGGCAATCGGGTGGCCTTGGCCACTCAACCCGTTGAACAGCCGGTGCTCAGCACGGAGACCCGCCCTACCCCCCTCCCCTCGCCGCCGGCTAACGACCAACCCATACCCGCCAATCCCTAG
- the era gene encoding GTPase Era, producing the protein MEPISSIPVAPVGFRSGFVALVGRPNVGKSTLFNHLLGQKVAITSPVAQTTRNRLRGILTTATAQFIFVDTPGIHKPHHRLGEVLVHNAKGVLKRVDAIVFVVDAASPPGRGDRYVADLLTTTPSPVLMAINKIDLLPAAEREQRQQDYQTLGPWPAYPCSALTGEGVGLLQSAIAAQLPLGPYYYPPDMVTDQPERFIMAELIREQILHHTREEVPHSVAVTIEQVQQVRNLTHVHAVIYVERPTQKAIIIGQGGQLLKQIGTAARQEIETLIGGKIYLELFVKVRPRWRQDRLRLAELGYRIEKD; encoded by the coding sequence GTGGAACCGATTTCCAGTATTCCTGTGGCCCCGGTGGGCTTTCGCTCTGGCTTTGTGGCCTTAGTGGGTCGTCCCAATGTCGGTAAGTCCACGCTCTTCAACCATCTGCTGGGACAAAAGGTAGCCATTACCTCCCCTGTGGCGCAAACCACCCGCAACCGCTTACGGGGCATTCTGACAACGGCAACAGCGCAATTTATCTTTGTGGACACACCGGGCATCCATAAGCCCCACCATCGCCTTGGGGAAGTGCTGGTGCACAATGCCAAAGGTGTTCTCAAGCGGGTGGATGCGATTGTCTTTGTGGTGGATGCTGCTAGTCCGCCGGGTCGGGGCGATCGCTACGTGGCGGATCTCCTGACAACGACTCCATCGCCCGTTCTTATGGCCATCAATAAAATTGACCTGCTGCCAGCAGCGGAGCGAGAACAGCGGCAACAGGACTATCAAACCCTTGGCCCTTGGCCGGCCTATCCCTGCTCAGCACTGACTGGAGAGGGAGTTGGTTTGCTGCAATCGGCGATCGCGGCGCAGTTGCCCCTTGGTCCCTATTACTATCCACCGGACATGGTTACCGATCAGCCGGAGCGATTCATCATGGCAGAATTAATCCGTGAACAAATTTTGCACCACACCCGCGAGGAAGTCCCCCATTCAGTAGCCGTAACAATTGAACAGGTGCAGCAGGTGCGCAACCTCACTCATGTGCACGCGGTGATTTATGTGGAGCGTCCAACGCAAAAGGCTATCATTATTGGCCAAGGGGGTCAGTTGCTCAAACAAATTGGCACCGCTGCCCGCCAAGAAATTGAAACCCTCATTGGTGGCAAGATCTATCTAGAACTGTTTGTCAAGGTGCGCCCCCGCTGGCGACAGGATCGGTTGCGCTTAGCGGAGTTGGGCTATCGCATTGAGAAGGATTGA